A window from Amblyomma americanum isolate KBUSLIRL-KWMA chromosome 7, ASM5285725v1, whole genome shotgun sequence encodes these proteins:
- the LOC144098156 gene encoding uncharacterized protein LOC144098156, whose product MTGSIGAASAAMSGRGNRTVEKQSEYQVVLPGLPTGRFVLNTVFLHADVAASPYRVEDFRDALADQSLLSDVIALGAYHMSHVWAITLKDAEAVKRITGIGELLLKKRRCLVIDPANQGVRLKLRWLLHSVPGEEVRAAFAPYGKVSETVRKRWRVHGMTEKGSTTRLVTLKMKAGVKFDDLPHQLSVGGELALVVVIGRPPLCLRIRSTGHIRKECRAPRCGVCRRLGHEDGQCARTYASIAGPGTSEDSSELLIDEADAEEATGSTMLKVKQDAPSLSLLTKQKVTAASDDKASEKVVDAPSEDDHDSQKEMTKVCVEAPEGGESSRTDAMHVTQEMAASMAGKRPQEESVGKKEQYGDGSDEPPPKTPGMRCSTLKPRPNLSAETRQAGKPPP is encoded by the coding sequence ATGACGGGCTCCATAGGAGCGGCTTCGGCGGCCATGTCCGGCCGCGGTAACAGGACTGTGGAAAAGCAAAGTGAATACCAGGTTGTTCTACCAGGCTTGCCTACAGGGCGTTtcgttttaaatacagtttttttgcatgctgatgtCGCGGCAAGTCCGTACCGTGTGGAAGATTTCCGCGACGCGTTGGCGGATCAGTCGCTGCTCTCGGACgttatcgccctgggggcgtatcACATGAGTCACGTCTGGGCCATCACTTTAAAGGATGCTGAGGCGGTAAAGCGGATTACAGGCATCGGCGAGCTACTTTTGAAAAAGCGTCGCTGCCTGGTGATTGACCCGGCGAACCAGGGCGTGCGCCTGAAGCTGCGCTGGCTTCTACACAGCGTGCCCGGCGAAGAGGTGCGAGCAGCCTTCGCACCGTATGGAAAAGTTTCGGAAACAGTCCGGAAGCGCTGGCGGGTGCATGGCATGACAGAAAAGGGCTCAACGACACGGTTGGTCACCCTAAAGATGAAAGCCGGCGTGAAATTCGACGACCTGCCACACCAGCTGAGCGTCGGCGGTGAGTTGGCCCTTGTCGTCGTTATTGGCAGGCCTCCCTTGTGCCTCCGCATTCGGAGCACCGGCCACATCCGTAAAGAGTGCCGGGCTCCACGATGTGGAGTCTGTCGACGGTTAGGCCACGAAGATGGCCAGTGTGCCCGCACATACGCGAGCATTGCTGGACCCGGGACAAGTGAGGACTCATCTGAGCTTCTAATAGACGAGGCGGATGCGGAGGAAGCAACTGGTTCTACAATGCTGAAAGTGAAACAGGATGCACCTTCCTTGTCGCTTCTAACGAAGCAGAAAGTTACGGCAGCCAGCGATGATAAGGCTAGTGAGAAAGTCGTGGATGCTCCCTCCGAAGACGACCACGATTCACAGAAAGAAATGACGAAAGTTTGCGTCGAAGCACCTGAAGGCGGGGAGTCTTCGAGGACTGATGCCATGCACGTCACCCAGGAAATGGCGGCCTCAATGGCTGGGAAACGCCCACAGGAAGAGAGCGTCGGTAAGAAGGAGCAGTACGGCGATGGCAGCGATGAGCCGCCGCCGAAAACACCTGGGATGCGATGTTCAACGTTAAAACCGCGGCCGAATTTATCGGCTGAAACACGGCAGGCGGGGAAACCGCCTCCGTAG